The Pseudanabaena sp. ABRG5-3 genome includes the window TTTCCGTGTCAACGGCGATCGCTTCACAACTGAGATATTCTTGTAGGGTTTCAAAATCAATATCGTTATCAAAAATTTTAAAAGCTGGCATCTTAATTTTTAAGTTAGATTCTTAGGTTAGCTCTAGCAATGTTATACAGCTTATATACCTTTTATTCTCCTTTAAATTTGCCAAACTTTGACAAATCTATAAGACTTTGAGCAATTAAGTAGCTGTGGGCAATCAAATATAAAACCCAAAAGGCTGTGGCGCACGCGCAGCGTGCGCCACAGCCTTTTGATTATTTTAGTGAGATATTGAAATAATTTTGGGAAGTTCACTCCAAAAGGTTTAACTTCCCAAAACTATTTAGGATTGCTATACAGCAACTTTGGTACATGGTTGGTCAAAATAAGAGTCTGATCTAGCAATCCTGCGTTAATTGTGATATTTAGTATTAATCTCAATTTCCATCTATAACAGTTGACTGAAAAGTAACAAAGTTCTTGTTTAACTTCTCAGTACAATTTTTATCCAGCAAATACATGTAGTAAATGCTTGAGTATGATGGCAATAGTTATACAATGTTTTTAGTAGTGCGCGTCTAGTAGTAAATTATAGTGATTTTGCCGTAAGCATAGGTAAATGTCAAAATCAAAAATTACCAAAACCAATTGTTAGGTTCTTAATATTTTTGGCGGATCTTCGACAAACTAAAAAATATTAAAACCTTATCCTAAGGAAAATGACTTACCTTAGAACACCTGCAATTGTGGTTCCTAAAATTTTTGCAAGGTTTATCTTAGCCTTTTACCCCAAAAATTTAGGGTGATGTTTTCATTATAACAAAATGAACTTTTTGATAGATTTTTAAGTCATTCCTTAAGTCATCTTTATTTAATTAGTATAATGTTAATCAAACCTTAGGTTTGAGATATTTTACTGTTGCTGAGGAATATATCGATATGGCACAGTTTTATAATAACTATGAATCTGGAAATTCCCACGAACAAATTACAGATATAACTTCGAGTAGTCTTGAGCAAGCTCAGCAACATATCTATAATTTTTTTCTAGGCATTATCAAGCATTATCAGGCTGATGATGTCCTAAATCAATTTGAAAAATTATTTATTAAATATGAAGAAATTGATAGTGTTAAAGCCTATTATGCCCTAGGTGAAATCATATTTTATAACAAAGAAGATGAGTTTAAAAATACACTTCTTCGCTGTTGCTATATCCTTAATAATAATTGGGCAATCAATGGCAATATTAATCTTTGTCATCGATTAGTTGATCTTTTTTTGTCAAATTCTATTGGTATCCCAACTCGTATTCATAAACTTAAAAAGTTAAGAGAATGGCTCCAAAGATTTGTTCGATCTGAAGAATATAATACCTTGCGATCGCTTTCAGGTAGAGCAGGGGTAAGCAAGAGTTATCATAATTGGTCTGAGCGGTTTTCTGCTTATCTATTGACTTCAGAATACACAGATTGTAATAAACCAATCGAACAACGCCAATATGCCGAAACTTTGGCTCGCAAAGTCAAACGACAATTTAAGTTTGATTTGGCAATGTATACGGCACGGATTGACTCCAATCCAAATATTAACCCCCATCGTCCAAATCCTACGACATTAGGAGATGGTGTCCTGATCTTAATCAAGAGGGTATTAAATAAACAGGGACATGAAGACTTGAGGTCTGTTGCCAAAAGATTTCGTCGTCAAATGAGTGATATGACTTTAGCGGAATTTAAAGATCATCTCCTCTCATACTTAGGGATTTCACGGGATGACTTAGATATTCCTGAGGTGATGCGCTTAACTGTTGTGGAAAAGTTAAAGCATTTTCAAGAACATCAAGATGAGGAATCAATTACGCTTAGTTCAATACATGTAGTGTGCAATCGTGTTTTGCAATATCTTTTGTTAAATGAGCGTCGTCACCCCTCTGACTTTTTGCAATTATCCTTGGAAAGTAATAACTTTCTTGGCTATGTGATTTTATTGCTTAAGGTTGTATTGATATGCCCTAGGAGTCGCTTGTATTTAGAAAGTTATATCGCAGAATTAATTAAGTTCTACAGTTCTTATGATGAAGTGGAATGTCGTTCTTTTATTAACTTTTTAGATGTTGTAAATGTTACCCTAGCAATATTTGATGAGGATACTGACTATAGTTTGGTGAAAATGCGAAATCTTGAAACTGATTTTCCCGATGTAAATTTAGACAACTATCGTGTTTTCTCGCAATCAAAGAAATTAGTTGATTTAGCAAATAAACCACCTAGTTCACAGGATACGAAAACTTTGATTTCCTAAAAAAAAGAAAGATCTACACAAGGTGTAAGTAGCTAGGCATAATTAAAAAATAGAGCCAAAACCTGTAGCGCACGCTGCGCGTGCGCTACAGGTTTTGGGGTTTTATATTTAATTGCGCCCAGCTACTTAGATCTTTCTTTCTATGATGATACTGATTCTATCCATTCAAAAATACGATTCCATGCCCACCAACGATCGCGATCGCCATATTGGTGCTGACATTTTTTGCTGCTGACATAACCCACATGACCACCGTATTGTGTGACTATGAGTTTGATTGCTGGATTGTCTTGAGCAATTTGTTCTAGATCAGGAATGATCGATGGATCAAACATCGGATCATCTTGAGCATAAAGAATTAAAGTTGGCTTCTGAAGATGGGGCATGAAGTATAAAGGACAACTAGCATCATAATATTCCTCAACACTAGTAAATCCTAGTTTAGAGATCGTCAACTCATGATCAAATCCCCAAATGCTATTGGCGCGTTCGACCGCCTCTCGATCAATTGCTTCAGGGTGATTTTTTGCCATAACTCGCGCTAGTTTCTTCAGTTCACGGGCGATCGCCTTTTCTAAGAATTTACCCAGTTCATCTTTGACCAAATAAGTAAGCGATCGATTAGAGTCCACACTAGGACAAATTACCGCACCACCTGCGATATCCGCAGAGGTAATTTCTAAATCACTACCCCAACTAGCGATCGATTCTCCTGCCTTCATTCCCCACAGTGCTAACTGTCCGCCGAGAGAATATCCCGTTAGCCAAAATGGTGATGGACATCCTAACTGCTTAGCAGTATTGGCGATGCGAATGAAATCTTCGCCTTCATATAGTCCATCTGAGGTAAGAGTTGGTGACAGCTCAGCCGTTTTGCCATGGGCGCGCCAATCAAATAAAACCACTGCATAGCCTTTGTCAAAAGCCTTGCGACCAAGAACTTTGAGAAACCATTGATTATCTAAATCTCCTGTGATGCCATAGGTTCCTACTACTGTGCCTTTGGCATTGGGGGGAACTGCATATTTGCCAAAAATAGGAACTCCATTTGCACCCGTAAAAATATGCTCTTGGTAAATGGGTTCTGCTTCAATTGTGAAGTCTTCCCACTTTTGGCTTGCCCGCAAGGCTGTATAAAGAGTCATTAGCAACCCATTGGTTAAATGCCAAGGTGGTGTGTAGAGCATATGAAGGCAATTCCTTGTTTACATTTCTTTACGTTTAACTATATAGCAATCCTCAATCATTTTGAGATCTCTAACGTTGGGTAAAGAGAGCATCCGCAGGGTATACCAATTGAAAATTTCTATAGTAATCCTCAATGGATGATGAGAAAAAGGCATCTACATCAATTCCTAAAATCCTATCAATTATTAAGCAACTATAGGCAATCCTAAATAGTTTGTGGAAGCTCACTCCGAAGGGATGCGCTTCCACAAACTAAAAAAATCTACAAATGATTTGAGGCTGCTATATCAAGCAATGAATTAGGATGAAAATGATAGATTTCTTAATTAATTTCACTGATTCTTTTTTTGTATTCTTAATGTACAATACGTGCAAATATTTTATTTTTAAACAAGCAGGATACTAAGGGGTGAAAAACATAGCTTCAAACCTATAGGG containing:
- a CDS encoding YheT family hydrolase; the encoded protein is MLYTPPWHLTNGLLMTLYTALRASQKWEDFTIEAEPIYQEHIFTGANGVPIFGKYAVPPNAKGTVVGTYGITGDLDNQWFLKVLGRKAFDKGYAVVLFDWRAHGKTAELSPTLTSDGLYEGEDFIRIANTAKQLGCPSPFWLTGYSLGGQLALWGMKAGESIASWGSDLEITSADIAGGAVICPSVDSNRSLTYLVKDELGKFLEKAIARELKKLARVMAKNHPEAIDREAVERANSIWGFDHELTISKLGFTSVEEYYDASCPLYFMPHLQKPTLILYAQDDPMFDPSIIPDLEQIAQDNPAIKLIVTQYGGHVGYVSSKKCQHQYGDRDRWWAWNRIFEWIESVSS